A window of the Vigna angularis cultivar LongXiaoDou No.4 chromosome 3, ASM1680809v1, whole genome shotgun sequence genome harbors these coding sequences:
- the LOC108325588 gene encoding uncharacterized protein LOC108325588 yields the protein MATSTRALKFFTSIIFLFLIIKGSCECSLNNINIGTARTGRVIGGQPEWNVTVINNCSCQQSQIKLSCKGFQSSESIDPSILSMEGDNCILISGNPLKSFDTVNFSYAWDPPFFMFPSSSVIGPCT from the exons ATGGCAACATCAACAAGAGCATTGAAGTTCTTCACTTccatcatcttcctcttccttaTCATCAAAG GGTCCTGTGAATGTTCCTTGAACAACATCAACATAGGCACAGCAAGAACTGGTAGAGTAATAGGAGGGCAACCAGAGTGGAATGTTACTGTGATCAACAATTGTTCTTGCCAACAGAGTCAGATAAAGTTATCATGCAAAGGGTTTCAAAGCTCAGAAAGTATTGACCCATCAATTCTTTCCATGGAAGGTGATAACTGTATCCTCATCAGTGGAAATCCATTGAAGAGTTTTGACACTGTTAACTTCTCCTATGCCTGGGATCCTCCCTTTTTCATGTTCCCTTCAAGCTCTGTCATAGGTCCTTGCACATAG